CGGGAACAAAGGGATCGTCTGGAACAAGCCAATCAACAACGTCTGGCCGCCGGACTCGCACCCTTGCCAATGGATGAATTTTTTCTGACCGCTCTGGAACATGGCCTGCCCGCATGTGCCGGGGTTGCCCTGGGAATTGACCGGCTGGTCACCCTGACCCTGGGCCTGGAAAATATTCAGCAGGTACTCGCTTTTCCCGGTGATCGGATATGAAAAGACCGGAAATATCCCTGTTTCAAAATGGACGCAGTCCAGACAGAAACGTGACGTGAATTGAAATCATGAAAAGACCGGAAAAATCCCTGTTTCAAAATGGACGTGGTCCAGACAGGAACAGGAATTGGCAATGGCTGCAATCGAGGAGGAAATACCATGGTCTTGCTGCACACACCACCGGGTGAATTGGGATCCCTGGCCCCCGATTTTTTGTTGCCGGGCGTGGATGGACAAGATCACTCCCTGGACGACTACCAGGATGCCCTGGTCCTGGTCGTCATGTTCATTTGCAACCACTGCCCCTATGTGCAATCCGTCGAGGCGCGTCTGATCGCCCTGGCACGGGAACTCCAGCCCGATAAAGTGCAGTTTGTGGCCATCAGCAGCAACGACACCGTCAATTATCCCCAGGATGATTTCGCCCACATGCAACAACGGGCCAGGGAAAAAAATTATCCCTTTCCCTATCTTTTCGATGCAACCCAGGAGGTTGCCCTGGCCTATGGTGCCGT
This region of Magnetococcales bacterium genomic DNA includes:
- a CDS encoding thioredoxin family protein, with the translated sequence MVLLHTPPGELGSLAPDFLLPGVDGQDHSLDDYQDALVLVVMFICNHCPYVQSVEARLIALARELQPDKVQFVAISSNDTVNYPQDDFAHMQQRAREKNYPFPYLFDATQEVALAYGAVCTPDLFVYDAARHLQYRGRFDDSPRDPLAVRRQELKEAILMLLDGRNPSPIQNPSMGCSIKWKGGTL